DNA from Brachyspira aalborgi:
CGATTTTAGATTTGCCTTAATTTTTATATAGATAAAAAGTTAGATTTTAAATATAAATTAATAGAATTAAATAATGGAGAATTAATATATGAGCAATAAAAAAAATAATAATAGAAAAAGCCCAATGCCTCAATCTGGAGGCGGAGGAAATCAAATAATAATAGTTTTGCTTCTAACTATGGTTGTAGTTATGGCGGTTATGTATTTTCAAAAAAATCCTCAAGAGAAAGCTGTTGAATGGGATTATTCTACCGTAGTTCAAAAAGTTAAAGAAGGAGCGGTAACCGAAGTAACGATAGTCGACCAAAATATAAGAAACGGCAAAGCCTTTGAAACGGTTAACGGTAAAATAAACGAAACAAGTTTTTATTCTTTTATACCTTTTACTGCAAACGGATTTGTAGATTTGCTTATAGAAAATAATGTAAAAGTCAAAGGAGAAGAAAATAAACCGAGTTATTTTAGTATAATACTTGTTAATTTGCTTCCGATTCTTGCCATAGGATTTTTATTATGGTTTTTTATGTTTAGGCAGGTTCAAGGCTCAAATAATAGAGCTATGAGTTTTGGAAAAAGCCGAGCTAGATTATTGACTAAAGAAGATGTTAAAGTAACTTTTAAGGATGTAGAAGGATGTAAAGAAGCTAAAGAAGAATTAGTCGAAGTTGTGCAATTTTTAAAAGACCCTGTTAAATTTACTAAACTTGGCGCTAAAATACCGAAAGGCGTTTTATTGGTAGGTCCTCCAGGAACGGGTAAAACTCTTCTTGCAAAAGCGGTTGCGGGCGAGGCAAATGTTCCGTTTTTCAGCATGTCGGGTTCTGAATTTGTTGAAATGTTTGTCGGAGTAGGAGCTTCGAGAGTTAGAGATTTATTCGAGCAGGGAAAGAGAAGCGCTCCTTGTATAATATTTATAGACGAGCTTGACGCGGTTGGAAGAACGAGAGGCGCTGGATACGGAGGCGGACATGACGAAAGAGAGCAGACTTTAAACCAAATGTTAGTAGAAATGGACGGATTTAATACCGACACAAGAATAATAATATTTGCAGCGACTAACCGTCCCGATGTATTGGACCCAGCTTTACTTCGTCCTGGAAGATTCGACAGGCAAGTTGTGGTTGATTTACCCGATGTTAAAGGAAGAGAGGGAATATTTAAAGTTCATGTTTCAAAAATACAACATGACCCTTCAATAGATTTGTATCATTTAGCGAGAGCGACTCCTGGATTTTCGGGAGCGGATATTGCCAATATGGTTAATGAAGCCGCTTTAATTGCCGCAAGAAACGATAAACCGAGAGTTGAACTTCCCGATTTTGAGGAAGCGAGAGATAAAGTTATGATGGGACCAGAAAGACGAAGCATATTAATAAGCGAGAGAGAAAAATTGAATACGGCTTATCATGAAGCGGGACATACTTTAATGGCGGTTTTACTTCAAAATACCGATTCTTTGCATAAAGTGACTATTGTGCCGAGAGGAAGAAGTTTAGGCGCTACTTGGACTTTGCCATCTGACGGAAGATATACTTTACAGAGAAAAAAAGCTATAGACGAAATGTCATTACTTTTGGGAGGAAGAGTCGCCGAAGAGTTTAAATTTGGAGAAGATTCGGTTACTACGGGAGCTTCAAACGATATTGAAAGAGTGACGGAAATGGCAAGAAGGATGGTTTGCGAATGGGGAATGAGTAAGCTTGGACCAATCGCTTTTGGACAGAAAGAACAGCCTATATTTTTAGGAAAAGAGATTGCAAGACATAAAGATTATAGCGAAGAGACAGCTCAAAAAATAGACGAAGAAGTTCATAGATTTGTTATGAAAGCTTATGAAAGAACTCAAAGACTTCTTAAAGAAAATTCTGATAAGTTTGAAAGTTTAGCGAAGGAATTATTTGAAAAAGAATCTTTGGATATAGAAGATATAGAGAGAATATGCGAAGTTAAACTTGATAGAGTAAAAGATAAACTCGTATATGCAGGAAAGGACCCTAAAAGAGGAACGGATGAACTTGAAGATAGCGATTATCAAGATAGAGATGTAAAAAGCGTTAAGGAAGAGGTTTTTAATAGCCCGCTTAAAACCGTTAAAAAAAGCGAAGACGAAGAAAAGTCTGCTAAAATGATAAAAAAAACTACTTCAATGAAAAAAATTAATCCGAAGAAAAAGAAAGAAGAATAAAAATAAATGTTTCATTAATTACCGTAGTATTTATTAATATTGCGGTAATTTTTATTTAACTGTTTTTATAAATAATTTTTAATGTTAACTTTATTTATATTTTTTACTTTATAAAAAATTGTTATTGCAATTGATAATGCGACAAGTCGGGCAAAAGCCAAACAACCCATAAAAACCTTTTACTTTTTTAATATAAATAAAAACCTCTAAAACCTTAAACTAACGAACAACAAAAAAAAGAAGCTCGCCCATTTCAGACAAGCTCCTTCAATAATATAAAAAAAGAATTTTCTAACCGCAACCTAAAAACCGCAACTTAAACCCTCAACTTTTATAAACTACTTTATCAAACCCTCACTGCAAGCAAAAACTACTTACAATGAGGAGTTTAACAAAATTTATTAATAATTGATTGACTTATATTTTACAATTATTATTGTCCTAAATTATTATCCCACTTTATTTTTTTAAGTAAAATTTTATTAAAATTATTTACTTTGCGTTAGTTGAAACAAACTCTCCATTTGTCATAATGAACTTAAACATATACGGTTCATAAAAAGTAGCTGGCTCAAATTTAAGTTTCACTATAGCATTAGTTTTGTCTTCAATAGAAGTTTCGATTGAATAAGAATCTCCAAAACTTTGCCAAGTAGTTTTTATTAGTTCATTAAAGTTACTATAGAATTTGTCTTTAGATATTAAATTATCTTTACTGCCTTCCTTACTATTAGTGAAAACTAAATAATTATTGCTATCTTTGCTAAGTTCGGGATTAAAATCAAATTGAATTTTTTGCTCTTTATTTTTATCGCCAAACAAGTCTTTGTCATTGTCAATTTTACCTGCACCACTTAATTGTTTTGCAAAGTCATTAGTGCCGATATTAGTTTGCATTTTTCCAATATAAATATTCGCCGTTTCGGTATATTTAGTAATCGGAGTAGACGAATTTGGAGTTAGAGAAAAAGTTAAAGTTGCAAAATTGGAAACCGCTGCTTTTTTTGTATCTAAATCAACATTCGTTAACTTCAAAGTATTATTCTCAATTAAGAAATTGTCTTTTTTTATGCTGTCATTCATATCGTTTGTTGCATCGATTACTACATCTGATACAGTTGCGTCTGCATAATCAAATCGCAAAGAAATTCCTTGAACCGTGTCTTTTCCGTTAGTTGAAATAATCAGCAAATTCCCAATACTCATATTAGGATTTTGTGGCGTTGGGTCTCCTCCGCCTCCGCTTTTTCTACAGCTTACCGCGAATAATGATAATACCGCTATCATTATTACTAAAATTTTTAAAATGTTTTTGTTAGTCATGATGACTCTCCTTTATAATTTAATTTTAAATGAACAAGCTTTTGAGCTTGAGGATTTACCAAATAAAAAGCCTGCAAGGTTGCAAGCCAAATAAAATATAATTTCGTTAAAGTTGTAATAAAAAGTTTTGCAGTGAAAAAATAAACTACAAGCGAAGTAAGTTTTAAGACATAGTAAGGGCGTCTCGC
Protein-coding regions in this window:
- the ftsH gene encoding ATP-dependent zinc metalloprotease FtsH is translated as MSNKKNNNRKSPMPQSGGGGNQIIIVLLLTMVVVMAVMYFQKNPQEKAVEWDYSTVVQKVKEGAVTEVTIVDQNIRNGKAFETVNGKINETSFYSFIPFTANGFVDLLIENNVKVKGEENKPSYFSIILVNLLPILAIGFLLWFFMFRQVQGSNNRAMSFGKSRARLLTKEDVKVTFKDVEGCKEAKEELVEVVQFLKDPVKFTKLGAKIPKGVLLVGPPGTGKTLLAKAVAGEANVPFFSMSGSEFVEMFVGVGASRVRDLFEQGKRSAPCIIFIDELDAVGRTRGAGYGGGHDEREQTLNQMLVEMDGFNTDTRIIIFAATNRPDVLDPALLRPGRFDRQVVVDLPDVKGREGIFKVHVSKIQHDPSIDLYHLARATPGFSGADIANMVNEAALIAARNDKPRVELPDFEEARDKVMMGPERRSILISEREKLNTAYHEAGHTLMAVLLQNTDSLHKVTIVPRGRSLGATWTLPSDGRYTLQRKKAIDEMSLLLGGRVAEEFKFGEDSVTTGASNDIERVTEMARRMVCEWGMSKLGPIAFGQKEQPIFLGKEIARHKDYSEETAQKIDEEVHRFVMKAYERTQRLLKENSDKFESLAKELFEKESLDIEDIERICEVKLDRVKDKLVYAGKDPKRGTDELEDSDYQDRDVKSVKEEVFNSPLKTVKKSEDEEKSAKMIKKTTSMKKINPKKKKEE